From the genome of Ziziphus jujuba cultivar Dongzao chromosome 4, ASM3175591v1:
CAATAATGGCATGTTTTTATCTAAAGAGCcaatatttgtaatttattgatccacatggaaaaaGTAAACAGAAAAGCTATGCAATAGGCTTATACAGATAAAAGGCTAAGCTAGAAAGAGAACACTACCTCTTCAGAGTCAATAAGCCTCCAACGACCATCTTGTAACTCCACAAAGATTCTACCACAGCCAGGATCATTTGGAGAAGCAGACGTAATAAACTGCCAGTATCTATTTCGCCTTCGATCCTGACCAAGTGGTAAGGACCTATATACATACATCTCTTCCGCTTTGTATCCAATATAAGATTTTAACTGGGAGCGTGACCTATCAGCTGCACATCCTGACTGTGGAAACAGGTGATTATCTGGACCAGTAGGGACTTCTTGCATTTGCAGGTTTCTTTCTGAGGGAAAACTGCTAATATAATTATTCTCAGTATGAAGATCATTTATCTGCTCTTCCTGGACAGAAAGGTCCACTGTTGTCTCATTATTTTTGTCACCAACGGTAAGAAATGGGCTTGGCCCACCTCCTGCTGATGAATTGGTCACATTAGGCTCAAATTTGTTCCCCATGAGTGATGAATAATGCATTCTCATTATATATTCTTCTTTCATTCGACGTTTATCAAGTTGCACCTCTGCCCACATTTGCTTCTTCAAAGCATTTGCTGCTTCTAGACGTACCTGACACATGCTCTGACTTCAAATTACAGAATTCtcaaaaagaaatgaagaaaagagagaaaataaagagaaaaataccTCAAGTATAAGGCGAATTGAATTCCCCTCAATTGCCACACCAATCAAGGCAGCAAGTGCATTAAGGCGCTCCTCAACACTAAGATCAGAGTACTCACCTTCCATTAGTCCTTGGACCCATGGTTCACCAAGGTGGCTTCCATCAATATCTGCATCTTCTTGATCAATAGTAGATGCATCCATTCCAGCAACATCAACGGTTTGACCAGTTTGACCATAGGACAAACTAGTATCCTTCATCTTGACATGACCTTCAGAATCTATGGCAGATAAACCCTCATCAATATTCCTAAGATCTTTTTCTGGAGTTTCCAAAATATGATGACTGCTCTCCTTTCCATTTCCCAGGAGAGTTTTtgcattgaatttatttaattcttgAAAATCCCCAGCCTCTTTGATAGGATTTATTTCAGTACCTAAATCATCAACCTCAGGATCCTCTGCAGCATCACTTTCAGAATCGTCATCTCTTTCAGCATCCTCAGCGTCTTCTCCATCCAAAACCCCACTTTTAAAAATCCGGATTCTTTCCCTGGCTGAAGCAAGTATTGACTCAGCATCAGCTGGATCCTTCCTATATGAAGCGCGCACACAATAAGTCGAGGGAGCTGTCCTCTCAAAAAGTTTTGAATCCCTGGATAAAGCAGCAGCAATAGAGGCTTCTGGTGTCTTGCTTGTCGTAAGATCCCGAAGACCAGATTTCTTCAAatgaaaagaagtaaaaatCGAATTAATACAAGTAAAAtgagaaataatattttaaacaatcCAGAGTTACCTGAATCCTGTCTGCAACTTCCAATATAGTAAGACCCTTATTCCCCTCTAGAGAAAGAACATGAAATGCTGCAAATTTAACAGTTCCAGGAGTCAACCGATGTCTGGATCTACGTGGATTAGAAAAGCCCCTTTCTTGCATTATAGCAAAAGCATTTTCTACAGCTGCTCCATTGCgtaaattagaaattatatcTTTACCATCATTACCCTGAAAATACAcccagtaaaaaataaaaacttaaaataaaaataaaaataaaatgttaaatagaTAATCAGTGGCATGTGAACACCAAAAACTGTTCCATAATTTCAATCTTTTAAATATTGTATACAGCTATTTTCAAGGTCAGATGAAATATGAAAACACCAAAAACAGTACAGCCACTTCTTCAGGATCAAACAAATAGCAGCGAATTAGTAGTGCCATATTCTACACAAGTAGCGCATACTGGTCTGAAGTTAGCATGAATTCATATGCACGCCTAAGGCATATGCCACACAACTTCATTTAGTTAGCAGACATTCAAAAGGGTTCATTAACCAAAAGAGCttatttcattaaaattataaaacaatgtCCTTGAGTCTCATACAAGCATCCATCAAATAATCAAGCATTATGAAAATTACTAGTGCTGGGCAAAACATATCAGATGTAATTTAaggggggagaaaaaaaaaaaaaaaaagccaatttCCACAATGAAACAAGTGAAGCATAAAAGAAGGTACCTCATTATCATCACGAAGACATACGGGTTCAACATTCCTTTTCTTCAGTTGAGGCCCCAATCCAGCTGATAAAGCAAACTGCCGCAATATTTCAGGCCATGTCAATGGATTTAAGTTATGCTGCCAGCTCCGAATATCAAAACCCCAAGCATAGGCCTGATAAgtgtcataaaaaaaaatatttggctGGTTATTAGAGAAGCAAATCAGAACCTAAAACAAAGTTTCACCAGTAACAACAGCCTCAGCTCACCCCTTCGACAATCTCTGGATGACCACCTCCAGGGTTAGCAGTACCATTTTGATTTGCTCCCAAACCCATGGACGGTGTTCTTGCTACATCTTCAATATCTTTAATGATGGATCTCAGAAGAGAAACATGAATCTCACCCAACAACCTTGAATCCTGGAAAATCAGAGAGCAGAGAATGCATTAAAAAACcactagaaaaataaaaaaccagttaaccacacacacacacacaacaacaacaacaacaaccaaagaAACAGAAAAGCATAATAAGAAACTTACATAGTCATGAAAAGCTTGAATAAATTCATCCAGCGTAAATGGCCAAAGTCCAAGAACATCAGCAAAAGTAATTAAGAACCTCCATACCTATAAATAAacgaaaaatatacaaattgtaAGATAATAACAGAATGTATAAGTTGAATTTCTCAAATAACAAATCgccaaccgaaaaaaaaaaaaaaaaattgagtttcTAATACTCCTGTCCTTCAACAACTCAGTATGCCCCTCATGGCAAAGATAGGCAATATATACTTACAttgccccaaaaaataaaaataaaaataaaagataagagAATGAGAGGATAAGAGCATTATTAGGAACTACTCATACAATTGAAACTTAATCAAAGTAACTTTAGGCTAATAAACAACAGCTCTGATCcccaggggaaaaaaaaatcatggagAAAGTGAAAACATATTACTGTTGAAGAGATACAAATGACTCGAGTAATAAGGGaatacaaaacaaaacctaACCTTGCAGATGCTAAATGTGATGAACTTCaccaaaaatcacctaaaaaaATCATCCATGCAAACAGAATTTTTGTGTGTTACAGGTATTACAAAGGATATTCAATGAGTCACTCCTTAAAGGGCAAAGAAAGAGGCAATTTATTTTGAGACAATGCTTGAAGCATTGTTTCCAGTCCCGATGACCCTCAAGGCCTTATAGGAAAGCAGAGAAGGGAGAACAAAAACTAGAACACTCACCATAAGAAGATTACCAATGTTCTCCTCAGAACCTGCCCACGGTTGAATTGCAAAAGGCCTTTTCAAATGCACAGATTTGGGAGGAAATGAATTTCGCATGTCTGgcatataaaacataaatatattccATCACTAACAATTAAAGTAAAGAATTGAGATGCCTGACAGTAGAAAGAGAAGGATGATGGGAGAGCCTACTTTTACCTATCATTTCATGGCAAAAATAAGCAGTAAATTATGCTACAGTCAACATACCATGATTGAACACAAGACAAACTTGTTCTGCATTATCACATTAACAAACACCATTCAACATCATTCAGCCAGATACATCTGAACCCTCTAGAATAGCATGGCATAATTGGCATTGCCATATTCAATTCACATAGCTCAGTTTCTGAACAACTAAAccttacaattttttattaactaaaaCTAATATTCACAATATGACCCTCTCCAACAAACAAGGGATTATggtcaaaaacataaaaaatattggatatatccaaaatctagaaataagTAAAAAGGAGAACAGTACCTCTGTACGAGTCAAGATTTTGCAAAGATTCATAATCGAGCGATGCTATAGAGGGCAGTCCCTTGCTTGATGCAGCTAACTCCATCAGTTCCAGGCGTTCATCTTCAATCAATTCCATTGATTCCTTAGCAATTCTGCGCGCAATAGCTCTCTCATTGGCAGCTTTAAGCCTTGCTGCCTCTTTTTCTCGGCGTAATTCTTCTTTTTGCCTCATTTTTTCAGCCTGAGTACATATCAAACATGAGAATCACTAAATCTTATATGTAAATTATCGATAAAAACAAggttatcaattaaaaatagagCCTAAAACTTACTCTAATGGACTCCTTCAGCAAGAATTTCTCTCTACGCTCCAGCTCACGCCTTTGCTCCCTTTGGTATCTCTCCTCCTCTCTTTGCTTTTCACGCAATAGTCTCTCTTCCTCCTTCCGCCTCTCACGGTCATGCCTCTCCATTTCTTTCCTTATTTGCTCCTCCCTCTGAACATAcaggaaaaacaaataaaaataaaacccttaCAACAAACCAGACATAAACAAATATGGTAAGTAAGCTCCAACCTTTCGCCTCAATATATCTTGTTTCTCAAGCTCTTTTCTAATCCTTTTCTCATGGGCTTCAACTTCACGCGCTATTTTTGCCTCTTCGCTCTACATGAAGTAGATAAACACAAATGCATGGTTATTTCTTGTTCACAAAATATGGAAATAGTTAAAGGTGCAAAAACAGACCTTGCGCTTCCTCTCAACTCGTATAACATCCTCATCATGAGTGACCCTTCTGTCAGACAACATAAATGGATTTTCCAGTTGACTAATTGGGTGAGCATCCATATTAATTTTTGTGTTCTTTCTTTGGACTTTGTCATACTCTCCTGAAATAGATGGCAACAAGTGATTTGGCCTGCCTTGCTGAGACAAAAGATTTAGACCAGTTATCTGACCTTGAAATCCATACCCAGAGGGTAATTGTTCATTTCCATGAATGAACAAGTGCCCAGTGGGTATTGATGAAGTCTTGGCATTTGGACCATCCAAAGGTGAACCATACTGATAAGATGGGGTGAATCTTTCATATGAATCAAGTCTAACAGTTGGTTGCTCTGGAATAAACTGGTACTCGTGAAGAGCCCTTGCAGCAACCTGAAGATGAACAAAACAATGCTATCTTCAGAGTCaaattttgtgtttcttttcAAGTGCTctaagtaaaatacaataaatagaTGTGCATTAGCAAAAGCTACTTCCGAATTTTAAGGGGTTGAGCAACAACATTCAAAATGACAGAAACTGATGGCTAAAAATGATGCCTTATGATGGCCGATTATATAgagggaaataaaaaataataataataataataattttaaaaaaaaaaaaaaaaaaaaaagggaaatggtTTCCATTAAATAATGTATGTTATTTCTTGCTAGACAATATACAAAAATCTAGATGCACCTTTAGTTGTTTCTGAACATTTATGGGAgagaatcaattttaaaatgctCCCCATGTGCAGCACAGTTTGTACAGATCtaagtaaacaaataattcTCTGAATTAAGAAGCATCTGAGATCAAAACACTCATTTTCACTACTTGAGAATATATAAAACCACAGAAAAGCATTATGTGGAACATATTACAGTCAAGAATGCACAGAATACTTACTGCCAAGTGccaataaaatatcaacaaagcAAAAAACATACCAATAACatagagtgtatatatatataaagtcaacaattttaaaaagaagaGATCAAGATGCCATAAAAATTGCATCATCTACTATGCCATGCATAAAAGTCCAACAAGTTAACCTTGACAGATTTAGCATCAGACTGGTCATATATTTTTGCATCAAAAGATCGTGCAGATTGCTTCTGCTGCCCAACGATTGATGTTCCTGTTTGTgttattttttgagaaaaaaatcaTAGCATCAGGACTGGACATGTGAAGTAGTTTTAACACATAAAGGCATGCAAGTatgatgatatttttaaaaaatcaagggATGATTCAAGACTGGATAAttaagagagagtgagagatcAAACAATAAATCATATGGagggaaaaagaacaaaaatgtgCATGTGTTAAGTATGATCACTCCCTCTTAATCTCATACTAAAAATTATGTTGCACTTTCTAAAAGCAAAACATATCGAcagcattttttctttcttttcttttcttttttccttttcccattAGGGGTGCCCTTTCTCAACCAGATGAGAATGATCAAAAGACAAATTCCAGTTAGATAACATGGCTCACAATTTTGCTCCTTTCTTTCCTTCTCCACCCCCCCACACCCCCCCATCCCCAACCCCCGCGAGCGTGCCTGCCCCGGGGGCCCCTCTCCCTCCTTTTCCTGTTGTATCTGATCATGATCAAATAGACAAATTCAGATTAAATAACATGGCTCATGATTTAATTGAACCTGAAAGCAACAGTTTCCCCATccaaacccccccccccctcccaaaaacaaaaaaaaaaaaccaaaaaaaaaaaaaaaaagctacaagTGGAAGTAACAAAAACACTACGGATACATTTGTTTTATAGAATAGATAGTGGAATAGAATAAAGATTCCTAAAATTTCGATATTCCTTTATTtggttggatttttaaaatttgccttATCTATTCCTATGGAATCCTGATTCCTTAAAATAAGGAATTGTTATTCCTTCTAAAAAGCTCAGAATCTGTATTCTCtaagataaaagaatacaaataCGCTActttacattctttttttttttttttccgctttgattttttttagttttatattaacttttttgctttttttctacCAAACTAAATAATAGGAATAGATATTCTATTCCACCTTTTTTATTCCTAGGAATTACTAATccttaatttttagaaatacTCATTCTTTTAACCAAACGTAACCTACAATATGGGAAAAGCTTACAATAGGAAGTTCAAAACTTGATATTGATGTTAGATTCCCTTGAGGAAAAAATCATAGAAGTTATAATACATGGAACATTACAATCCTTGCCTATACTAGTACTTAAAACGTGTGAGAAGTCAATGTACAATCTTCCATACAGTCAAATGTATGTATGCAGATGGATATCAGAAACCAATAACAACAAAAACCACAGACATAACATGCGACATATGAGAGACATCAGCTACCTTATCTTCATGATAAAACATAAAACCAACTAAGCTAAAAAACAGTCTACACCGAGTTATAAGGGTGGCCACATGAATTCTTACACAAAACAATTTAAGGAACCCATACACAAATTCTACACCAAGAAGCATATTGACCAAAACAATATAATCCTAAGTGGAAAATGTAGCAATCACAATGTTTAAATAGTCCTAAGGCAGACTTGAGGCATTTTGCCCAAGTGAGGTGAGGCGTAAGCCTCAAGGTGGTACAAGGCGTAAGCctcaattttgattaaaaaagcatttaaaatataacatttctaataaaatcccataatattcacaatagaaaaattaattatgaagaATATAGAAAGCCACATTCAGAGCCTATCTATTCTTCCTTCcgtctcttctttcttttcttttcttttttttcctcttttttttttttttttttttcctttttgtctttttatcttctcttttattttaagtttgttTAAAACCTAATAGTCACATGTGGGTCAACTTGACCCATCTAACACCCacccaaaatttatttaaaacacataaaaaaCGGAGGCTTACGCCTCAATAGCCTCGAGGCTTAAGCCTCAAGTTGTACTGCCTCACATCTTAGAGGCATAGGCCTCAATTGGAAGGATCGAGGCTATAGCCTCAACTCATGAAACCGACGCCTCGCCTTGAGGCATGCCTCAAGGCATACACCTTGGGcgatttttaaaacatttagtCATACATTTCCTTGTGATATCTACCTACTCAACTCCATCTGAAGTGTAAAAACCTACTCATGGATCCTGGCAAAACAAACATAGTAAGGTATAGTACACCACTGATCAAGACAAGTCTTTTTTCTACAAACCCGAATCCAATTGACCAAGGTAGCTGTCTTAGGGAAAACATGAATACATTAATACATCATATAActacataatatttaaattatttttaatttgttttttccaaaatttatgtAGATACATGTTAattcacaataaaataaattatatttgcatttacactatttttttattctttaatttagaataatatcataaacattaaaattaaaaaaataaataaaaagttatacAAATCATACAAACAATAAGGCCCTTGGCGAGAAGGGAACAAACTCTGTTGCTCTCAATttcattctttcttcttcttcttcttttgacaCATGCCAttttcattcttcttcttcttcttcctttttttttttttttttttctcttttatttatttatttacttatttattttttgggaggtGTCACCATCTTAGATTCACTTATTGTTGATTAAGAGATAAATAGAGAAATGCCAACAAGTtataagaaaacaagaaaaagatcaATGATATTTTATGCCTATACTTAAAAAGTAAATGTAGAACTTGTATATCACAAAATCGAGTTTGGCCAGGAATAGGACAAAACATAAAACAATACCAGGAAAATTCAAATGACAGCTACAGTtacaaattacaatatttaagactaaCTAATCAGTACTATagctgtaaaaaataaaataacaaacttATAATCAAAAGCATAAAATTCTAATCGCACGTTCTTATCACTGCACCGGATGGAAACACAAACTTTAGCCACCATTTCCTTGTCACTTAACTAAACAAACTTGCTACACGGCCACTTCCATAAATAGCCACCAAAACTGATCACTTCATGTAAAATCTGAATTACTCATCCTTCTGGCATTGTATAATAACACGGGAACGAATTTCTTCCTCCTTTCTCTATGTAGGATAAGTAAGTTTGTCTTATCATTCTACTACACTATCCATAGTTTGTCCTATCATTCTACTACACTATCCATTCAAGCAATTCTTATTAGTGGTATTAATATCATAAGAGTTGAAAAACATTACATCCTGATTATACACTTGAGTCACTCAACTACGATAATCTTAGACTAATAGTTATTATTCACTTTTCAAACAATAGTAACATCCTATCCATTTACCTTAAGATTTAGGAAAGCAAACTTAGAAATCCATATCACTAAACGGTAGTTCTCCTCTTCCAATGTCAATCGCAATACATACACAAACTCCTAATGAAGCTAGCAATTATATTGAAAACAGTAATACGAAGAGCAATCAAAGCCCAAAACAAAATTTACCTATGGGTGTGCCAAATGCATCCGGTGGCAAAGGATCAAACTCCATTCCCAAAATTGGCCCATCCTCCCTCAACGGCTCTCCCAACTGCGCCTCCACAAAAGCAATAGCTCGAAGCTCCACTATGGACTGCTGTGGCTCATAGTACCTCTTTATAAACGGAATATCACCTCCAATCCTTGGAACGGCCAATGATGGTCGGGCAAGAACTCGCCGTGAATCCACAGAGTGCCCAAATGAACTTGAACCCAAACCCAACCCAGAAATATGTTCATTACCCACATCACCCACCACCATTTTCCCCCCACTCCCACCCTCTATCCCCACCACCACTGGAGATTCCTTCCGTGACCGCTTAACCGGCGCCACTTTCCGGTCTTTCAACCTCCGGTGACAGAACCACATCTGCAATTGGCGATCAGAAAGTCCCAATTTTGACGATAACTCAGCTCTCAACGACTCTGACGGATACGACTCCactaaaacaaatttaaattcacatgtaatcatattttaaactCAAACCATAATTACACAACTAAAGCATTCACccccataaaaaataaataaataaaaagaacccccccccccccccccccggggggccaaaaaaaaaaaaaaaatcagaaacctGCATAAGTTTTTTCAAGTATCTCCAATTGCGAAGCAGTCTTCATCTTGCGCTTGGTCTTATTCTCTCCCTCAGGCGGCTTCTTCTTCTCTCCCTCGGAACCAGCCTCCATTGTTGATCTTCAAGCTCACTCTCAGCACCAAGAACCCACGAAATCAAACAAAACCTCCTCACTCCTATAAAAATCAGAACTGGCACACCCAGATGAAGCAGCAGCGaaacatctctctctctctctctcgctcacAATCCAAAATAAGGGTTAAGCTTCCCCCGTTTTTGGGTACAAGATTTCTGCTTCGTGGTTTTGACGGGTAAAGGAAAATGACGAAAAtaaatttctctctctaaaaaagaCTTTTCGATAACTCAATCGAAGAGAGAGTTCGTGCGTGGGAGCGTGACTGAGATGTGCGGTGAAATTTGGGGAATAACAAAAAACGAAATATAAacacaacaattaataaaatagtcGAAGCAGTGTTTAAGAAATTGGCGTTTGATtgagaggaaaataaaatataaaaacacacACCCAACTCGAACGAAGGTGATTTTGATTTTAGATTTAAAAGCgaaacaataaaaacaacaattacAATCCCACCACCAACAACAATTAGTACAACAACAATAAGTACTTTGAGCAAATGAAAGAACAGTCTTTCTCTctcccatttctttctttttctttttctttttttccttcttttatctaatttataaatttcttttaatataaaagCGGGTTGGTAATAGTAAtgtgaaaatataataaaattgaggtttaatagagagagagagagagagagagagatgggtattgttttgttttgtcagATTGGCTTTTGAAATTTTGGGAGTGAGAGATAGATAGAGAGCGAGAGGGCGTAAGCTGATTTGATTCAATTCACAAATGGGGGTTTTGTGGGTTTGTTTGTGTGGTGagactttcttttctctctcttcctctttttcAAGTgcttctctcttcctctctgtttcttggttttgtttttatattatatattttgctgGGCTTGGCTTTGCTTTTGGGTTCTTGTTGGGCTTTGGGTTTCTCTGTGCCTTTCTCTTTCTATCTGTATCGGCTCTAAATCCAAGCGCTTCTTGCGGCCTTTGTTTCTGATACCATCTTCGCTCGTACCAGATTCCCACGAGCTCTAGGACGCGTGCTTCATACTCGCTTTGTGGAAGAATGGGGATTGCAGCATTTTGACATATACTCTCATAGTTTTGCCCAAGTCTTCCATTAACagttatcaaaagaaaaaaacgagggggggaaaaaaagtcGTTTATTAACAACTTATT
Proteins encoded in this window:
- the LOC107417189 gene encoding homeobox-DDT domain protein RLT2 isoform X1; this translates as MEAGSEGEKKKPPEGENKTKRKMKTASQLEILEKTYAVESYPSESLRAELSSKLGLSDRQLQMWFCHRRLKDRKVAPVKRSRKESPVVVGIEGGSGGKMVVGDVGNEHISGLGLGSSSFGHSVDSRRVLARPSLAVPRIGGDIPFIKRYYEPQQSIVELRAIAFVEAQLGEPLREDGPILGMEFDPLPPDAFGTPIGTSIVGQQKQSARSFDAKIYDQSDAKSVKVAARALHEYQFIPEQPTVRLDSYERFTPSYQYGSPLDGPNAKTSSIPTGHLFIHGNEQLPSGYGFQGQITGLNLLSQQGRPNHLLPSISGEYDKVQRKNTKINMDAHPISQLENPFMLSDRRVTHDEDVIRVERKRKSEEAKIAREVEAHEKRIRKELEKQDILRRKREEQIRKEMERHDRERRKEEERLLREKQREEERYQREQRRELERREKFLLKESIRAEKMRQKEELRREKEAARLKAANERAIARRIAKESMELIEDERLELMELAASSKGLPSIASLDYESLQNLDSYRDMRNSFPPKSVHLKRPFAIQPWAGSEENIGNLLMVWRFLITFADVLGLWPFTLDEFIQAFHDYDSRLLGEIHVSLLRSIIKDIEDVARTPSMGLGANQNGTANPGGGHPEIVEGAYAWGFDIRSWQHNLNPLTWPEILRQFALSAGLGPQLKKRNVEPVCLRDDNEGNDGKDIISNLRNGAAVENAFAIMQERGFSNPRRSRHRLTPGTVKFAAFHVLSLEGNKGLTILEVADRIQKSGLRDLTTSKTPEASIAAALSRDSKLFERTAPSTYCVRASYRKDPADAESILASARERIRIFKSGVLDGEDAEDAERDDDSESDAAEDPEVDDLGTEINPIKEAGDFQELNKFNAKTLLGNGKESSHHILETPEKDLRNIDEGLSAIDSEGHVKMKDTSLSYGQTGQTVDVAGMDASTIDQEDADIDGSHLGEPWVQGLMEGEYSDLSVEERLNALAALIGVAIEGNSIRLILEVRLEAANALKKQMWAEVQLDKRRMKEEYIMRMHYSSLMGNKFEPNVTNSSAGGGPSPFLTVGDKNNETTVDLSVQEEQINDLHTENNYISSFPSERNLQMQEVPTGPDNHLFPQSGCAADRSRSQLKSYIGYKAEEMYVYRSLPLGQDRRRNRYWQFITSASPNDPGCGRIFVELQDGRWRLIDSEEGFDALLASLDVRGIRESQLHTMLQKIGVSFKKIVKKSMLHDNVGRECEHNVKKETVEMTLHPDFSIGNDSPSSTVCLADSDMLETSTSFVIELGRNEIEKNSALKRYQDLEKWIWKECFSSSMICAIKDGKKRCKQLLNICDYCSSIYSSEDNHCPSCHRIYATSESGFNFSEHLAQCKRKLKLEEHCALHGSSFVPQRIRMLKMLLSLVEVSVPPEALQSLWTESHRKSWGIELTSSSSAKDLLQVLTVLEGAVKRDYLSSNFETTNELLDSSNPVRFAATNSTLSKSVTILPWIPLTTAAVALRLMEFDAAISYTLQQKVESRKNKESGDLNKHPSTHAVLKSSVSAETLSTTCQANNLQEENWADPGIGLDSFGRGRGSRGGAYGRTRSGRSQRRAIGSRAESVKHNAATNNERLGQVLEWEGRSRGHGHRRGRRSIRSRQKPSKKMVEIGGERSSPKEGTSDKSPRSLVNAWNRVETANFQLEGAELASSSGRSEYDDENGQASEDEYDDMVVDDYATGLNGKSDDLLDGSDYNVNGDEDEADDDVEDEEEDGEGDFDVDRYINGDSDGEENRAGDEEQNMKLNEGTGSTSSEYSD